The Arachis ipaensis cultivar K30076 chromosome B07, Araip1.1, whole genome shotgun sequence genome includes a window with the following:
- the LOC107608265 gene encoding transcription factor PAR1 codes for MGEGEDNAEEPQIISITMPPPFHHHDKKQAALHVLRRGRRRRREEEEKEEEEEDHDDVKKEEEEEEEREEVERKIEALKKIVPGGESVEGVEKLFDETAGYILSLRCQLNTLRALAAFFHNNLHQNTN; via the coding sequence ATGGGAGAAGGCGAAGACAACGCAGAAGAACCACAGATAATCTCGATCACCATGCCACCACCATTTCACCACCACGACAAGAAGCAGGCCGCATTGCATGTTTTACGGCGAGGCCGGAGGCGgcggagagaagaagaagaaaaagaagaagaagaagaagaccatgacgatgtgaagaaagaggaagaagaagaagaggagagagaagaggtaGAGAGAAAGATTGAAGCATTGAAGAAGATAGTGCCAGGTGGCGAGTCAGTAGAAGGAGTTGAGAAGCTCTTCGATGAAACCGCCGGTTACATACTCTCTCTTCGCTGCCAACTCAACACTCTTAGGGCTCTTGCTGCTTTCTTTCACAATAATCTCCACCAAAACACCAATTAA
- the LOC107609900 gene encoding FK506-binding protein 5 gives MPTATSRRKKPNKFKKNSTLTKTNHHSSPTVQPFQGSCKEEEQGYLEPFVVVEHNSSYLNSTMEVYLNGDLKEVETHQNVEETWTKEENEEVVVVSVEVAAADDDDGGESDIKDEQEIVLKEENSEDVSDECFEHVVSSSPNDEFNGATKEAQFDDNNNELTSETVELELELKEEQGEAFEYINDPSSFSENDDSREPEEEVVETVIKDVKVLEEEEENVMHSNVTEYVFSLEKTDENDNKVSPPVPISTPTKQEEEEEEEEEEEEEEEEEETAKGNERSLVPPYESSKEESFQPLPNVLNAETTTVTVQREIQVPSSTQNQGIVSVAPRQYTSWSSCCGIFEVLRGGGDR, from the exons atgcctactGCTACTTCAAGAAGAAAAAAGCCTAACAAGTTCAAGAAAAACTCAACTTTGACCAAAACCAACCACCATTCTTCTCCTACTGTTCAACCATTCCAAG GCTCTTGTAAGGAAGAAGAGCAAGGTTATTTGGAACCCTTTGTGGTAGTTGAACACAACAGTTCATATCTTAATAGCACAATGGAAGTATATCTCAATGGGGATTTGAAGGAGGTAGAGACTCATCAAAATGTGGAAGAAACTTGgactaaagaagaaaatgaggaAGTGGTTGTTGTTTCTGTTGAAGTTGCTgctgctgatgatgatgatggtggtgaaAGTGACATCAAAGATGAACAAGAAATAGTACTAAAAGAGGAGAATTCAGAAGATGTTTCTGATGAATGTTTTGAGCATGTTGTGTCTTCTTCACCTAATGATGAATTCAATGGTGCAACAAAAGAGGCTCAATTTGATGACAACAACAATGAATTGACCTCAGAAACTGTAGAATTGGAATTGGAACTGAAAGAAGAACAAGGGGAAGCTTTTGAGTACATCAATGATCCATCTTCGTTTTCTGAGAATGATGATTCAAGAGAGCCTGAAGAAGAAGTAGTTGAAACAGTTATTAAGGATGTGAAGGTtcttgaagaggaggaagagaatgTTATGCATTCAAATGTTACAGAATATGTGTTTTCTTTAGAGAAAACAGATGAGAATGATAACAAGGTTTCTCCACCAGTTCCAATTTCAACTCCAactaaacaagaagaagaagaagaagaagaagaagaagaagaagaagaagaagaagaagaagaaacagcaaAGGGAAATGAGAGATCTTTGGTTCCACCCTATGAAAGTTCTAAGGAGGAGTCTTTTCAACCATTGCCAAATGTTCTTAATGCTGAAACCACCACTGTCACTGTGCAAAGGGAGATTCAAGTGCCTAGTAGCACTCAAAATCAG GGCATTGTCTCTGTAGCTCCAAGGCAGTACACTTCTTGGAGCAGTTGCTGTGGAATCTTTGAGGTTCTAAGGGGTGGTGGTGATAGATGA
- the LOC107609410 gene encoding peroxisomal and mitochondrial division factor 2 — MAEDNFSNGVDERSRIEALERERDELASESAERKEQIKKLVMENEGLRSDGDEMREKVLAMEKELEQSRDATKVASAIAARAAELETELARLQHDTISDISAAEELAAEAAELRKLLSENESKVELLKKDKSESEEKIRDLEKKIGALEKKDIDERNKWTRVEEELREKIQEKEKEVLELGQKIKEVENFAKSKSSDMEEWVKEKLSLQEALKKSEEREKSLELFVARLKEEAGVAENVIRGLNQKVDTVNGGVKGNGVIARDGKGVKGLNVQWPMVAAGSTVVAAAAVICVFYGKRR, encoded by the coding sequence ATGGCGGAAGATAACTTCTCGAATGGTGTCGATGAACGGTCGAGGATCGAGGCTttggagagggagagggatgAGCTTGCAAGCGAGAGCGCGGAGAGGAAGGAGCAGATCAAGAAGCTCGTGATGGAGAACGAAGGACTCCGCAGCGACGGCgatgagatgagagagaaggttCTCGCgatggagaaggagttggagcAGTCGCGCGATGCAACTAAGGTCGCAAGTGCGATCGCCGCGAGGGCGGCGGAGCTGGAGACAGAGTTGGCGAGGCTCCAACATGACACCATATCGGATATTAGCGCCGCCGAGGAGTTGGCGGCTGAGGCCGCTGAGCTCAGGAAGCTGCTATCGGAGAACGAATCCAAGGTGGAATTGCTGAAGAAGGACAAATCTGAGAGTGAAGAGAAAATTAGGGATTTGGAGAAGAAAATTGGGGCTCTGGagaaaaaagatattgatgagagGAACAAGTGGACTAGGGTTGAGGAGGAGTTGAGGGAGAAGATTCAAGAGAAGGAAAAGGAGGTTTTGGAATTAGGGCAGAAGATTAAGGAAGTGGAGAACTTTGCAAAGTCGAAGAGCTCGGATATGGAGGAGTGGGTTAAGGAGAAACTGAGCTTGCAGGAGGCACTGAAGAAGtctgaggagagagaaaagagCTTGGAATTGTTTGTTGCTCGGTTGAAGGAAGAAGCAGGGGTGGCTGAGAATGTGATCAGAGGACTGAACCAGAAGGTTGATACTGTGAATGGTGGAGTGAAAGGAAATGGGGTTATTGCTAGGGATGGGAAAGGGGTGAAGGGTTTGAATGTTCAGTGGCCTATGGTGGCAGCTGGTTCTACTGTTGTTGCAGCTGCTGCTGTGATCTGTGTCTTCTATGGAAAACGTAGGTGA